In one Dreissena polymorpha isolate Duluth1 chromosome 7, UMN_Dpol_1.0, whole genome shotgun sequence genomic region, the following are encoded:
- the LOC127839625 gene encoding TNF receptor-associated factor 3-like — MALTLCNNLERVSDKHVELVNRCRNMEDEIDSSVLRINALEHMLRVREEMIIDLEQKWMDNSPLVSYNGVFIWKFTDFSRKQQEAQGRNVSHYSTPFFTSPFGYKMCARLYPNGDGMGKGTHMSLFFVVMKGEYDALQEWPFKQRVTFCLLNQERGSHVVDSFQPDPTSSSFLRPQNNMNVASGCPLFVRLDALVSPDNGLLKDDTILLKIIVDRKDLHDPGSPN, encoded by the coding sequence ATGGCACTTACTCTTTGCAACAACCTGGAAAGGGTTTCTGACAAACATGTCGAACTGGTGAATCGCTGCAGAAACATGGAAGATGAGATTGACTCTAGTGTGCTAAGGATTAATGCTTTGGAGCACATGTTGAGAGTTAGAGAGGAAATGATTATTGATTTAGAGCAGAAATGGATGGACAATAGTCCCTTGGTGAGCTATAATGGGGTATTCATATGGAAGTTCACAGACTTCTCACGAAAGCAACAAGAAGCACAAGGAAGAAACGTTAGCCACTATTCCACACCATTCTTTACAAGCCCATTTGGCTATAAAATGTGTGCTAGACTGTACCCGAACGGAGACGGAATGGGCAAAGGCACACACATGTCCTTATTTTTTGTTGTAATGAAGGGGGAGTATGATGCCTTGCAGGAATGGCCCTTTAAACAGCGAGTTACGTTTTGCCTTCTGAACCAAGAAAGGGGAAGCCATGTTGTTGATTCCTTCCAACCTGACCCAACCAGTTCATCCTTCCTCCGCCCACAGAACAATATGAATGTTGCCTCCGGATGCCCTCTGTTTGTGAGACTGGATGCGCTTGTGAGCCCTGACAATGGACTGTTAAAAGACGATACCATCCTCTTGAAGATTATTGTGGATCGGAAGGACCTCCATGACCCTGGATCTCCGAATTAa